The DNA sequence GAAGAATATAATTGGGTCTTTATAATTAGTATTATAAGATGTGTATTCAATTGATGCGAGTAAGGGAGCATTAACTCCAACACTCTCAATGTTGCCACTTCCACTAAGACAAAAGTTTTGGAGCCTTGGTGCTGAAATCCTTATCATATGCAACAAGTAACAGTCATTAATATCTAGGGATTCTAGGAGAGGCAACCTAGAAAGATTCGAATGAAGTGTGCGATCAGTAATGCCACATTGGGCCAACCTTAAGGATTTGAGGTTAGGGCAATTCAAACTCATCTCACAACAACGTCGTTGTTGGTGATTACTGTGAACATAAGAATACTCCAAACAAAAGGTGGTAAGATTTGGTGCATTGATGTTAACTCTTGACAAGTGTTCACGATTGCCCAAAACTTTCAAACACTTGAGTTTACTTAGATTGGAAATATCAAGAGATGATTCCAGTCCGTGGCAGCAATAAAGACCTAAAAATTCGATGTTGGAGCAGTTTTGTGTGATGTCTCTGATAATGTCTTCAGTTATATAAACAGAGTATAGTACAAGCCTTTGTAAAAAGGAAAATTTGGAATAAGAGGGGCCTCCGTTGATTGATGATTTTCCATGTTGAAAAGTATTTTCAGGCAGAATATAATATGGTTTACCACTTATGGagatctttaaaaataaatctcGAACACCATTATCCATAACTGATTTGACCCATTTATTGACCGTTGAAACTAGAGAATCAGCACAATCAACACGAGGTATATTCAATGAGAGAGCAAATTTTTGGATTATCAACTTATCATTATGGAATATTGGTTTGTGGTGATGAAAGAATCTATATAACGAGTTGTTAACTATATTTATGAAGTCATGAAATTTCAACAAGTACTCTGGCGTTAAATTAGGTCGTTGTTTTGTAAAAAGAATTTCATGAAATTCAAATTCTGGGaaagaattccatgcacaattccaTTTTTTAGAGAGCACACAAGTTCTGGCAGCATCGATTTTGGGGAGTAATGATAATATACGATGCAAGATAAATGTAGGTAAGTCTGACACTTTGTCCCTGGCTTCGATTGGCTTTCCtgtaacaacaataaaaatacatattaataatCAACATCGTCTTCATcgcatgaaaaatatattttttttttataatgttaGTAAAAAGAACGTACTTCTTTTAAAGTAAATCATGGTAAAATCAATAGAGATATCTTTAGAATGTGATCGTGAGTTAGGTGAGCGAGAGTACGGTGTCAATTTTTTTCCACTAGATTTAATAGGAAATCACTTATATATAGTGAACAATATGggctttaaaaaaatataataatgtattcaatttaaaatttagatattttaagaGAAAAAAGATTTTACtctaatattatcatttaaatttaaactccCTACAAATATCTTTCTTatcttttataaatatataacatgattttttttaataatacaattcaaaataaattttttacagATATttaaacaaaagtattttttctattattttttttttttaaactttcgatgaaatcttttttttttttctgtacaTTTATATACACGTGTGTCGTATatcataatcattttctttttcttttctttctaaatgaaaaaaaatacaaattaaaaattagtaaATAGTTGATGTTGTacataaaaaatgtaaaaaaatttaagaacaAAAGGCTACATTAAAATATAGAATTCATCCAAATTTTGATCAAGAGATTTGGATGAACTCATTTTAAACCCAAAAATCCTTTCCTTCAAGAAAATTTTGTTGGTTAGGGATTTTTGTTGAaactgttcttccagtttcttcCAAATCTGGGCAGGGGTTTCTTCCTTGTCAATTAGTCTGATAATGGCATCTGATAAGTTAAATATCATGATACCGATGCTTGAGTTTCAAGTATTCTTCTTGTTGAATCTTGGTAGTTCCTTCTGGCCATTCTATAGGGTCATTAAGTACTTTCAATAGTTTCTGTTGAGCCAAGAGTGACTTAATCTTTCTCCTCCAAATCCTATAATCACCAGAACCATCAAATTTGTCAATGTCAACCTTTAAATTGCTCATAATTAATGAAGTTAAGTAAAATCAGATGAAATAGATAATAATAGGCAATTCAATTGTAAAGATAATTATAATGTGTCCCAGAAATCCTTTGTTAAAGATTTCAAGTTGATCTGGTTGAGTTCTTGAATTTCTTGGTTGAGTTTCTTGCTTCCTTGCTTGAGTTTTTCCTTCCTTCTTGATTAATTTGAGTGTTGATCTTTTCCAGCTTTAaccaagctctgataccattgtaGGAATTTTAAGATAGAATTTTACTATCTTGCCCCCTACACCAACAAACAAAACTAATCAAATATAAGGTCAATTTCGACCTTTCCCTGTTCAAAGACTTTTCAAAGTCAGAGAACCCAAAACGACAGCGTTTTGTATTTGAACAAAACCCAAGGCTCGAGAATCTTCTCAGCCACTTTCTCTCTTTCTGCCAAATGTACAACTTCGAAACCCTACGAGAGAGTTTCTCTCGAGAAACTCGAAGCCAGGTTTCAATCTACACGGAAAATCAAGCCCCAAACACACACGGATCGGATGTTCTGATGATCGATGCCCTACACACTCACACACACAAATAGGAATAGATTTAGGGATAGAAAACACCAGAAATTTCCCGAAGTTCACCAATAAAATTGGCTACGTCTCCGTTTGAGCTGCTCCTCAAATTTGAGAGCTCGATTCCACTATCAAGATGTTTCAAACatacaacaatgaagattccaaGTCACGGAGTAACAATTTCGGACGGTAATCTTCTTTTAATACATGTATTAAGTGTTTAATCCCTCTCTCTCTAGATCTAACTCTCTGTGTGTTTCTGTTGCATGTACGAGCTTGGATTCTTCCTTCTTCAAGTCTTCTTACCCAGGATCTTGAAGAACTCACTCAACCACACAGATCTGGTTGTTGCTTGAGGTATATATAGATCTAGGGTTTTAATTTTTTGCTTCTGAATgtattagttagttagttacgAATAGTAGTTAGAagtggatttaaccaaatcCACTGCTACTTTACGATTAGGTTTATTAGAGACCAAAGGTCAACTTAGGGATTTTGCATGTATTTCCTTTTCTGTCCTTTGTGTTCAAGTTGTATTTAGACTTAATATCAGTGTAAGTGGAGGTTTAATCCAACAATTTCCACCTAAACCTTCACTGAGCTGATATTATAGAGGTCGAGTCAAATCTGAGGGTCATAGCTCTGTGATCCATAGGATCACCTTATCCTTGATCCAACCCTATTAAGTTTAAACAATGTTTAAACTTAGATAGGGTGATCACTAGTTCCCATGTACGGGATTCTCTTACGTAGGCACCTTGTCGATGTTTATGAGTCCTTGTGTCACTTTGTCTACGATAAAGTGATACTTTATCTCTATATGTTTAGTTGTCATGGAACATTGGGTTTTACACATAGGTGTACACAACTGCGGCATCGAGTAAATTCTTGGTTTTGTGTCACAGTAATCTTAGCTCTTCTAGGACTCCTTTAACCCATATGCTTTCTTTAATAGCTTCTGTAGTTGCAATGTACTCTGATTCAGTTGTGGACAATGCCACAACAGGTTGTAATTGGACTTTCCAACTTACACAATTCCCTCCTAGTAATAGTATGTAGgctgatgtagatttcctgcTGTCCCTGTCTCCAGCATAGTCTGCATCACTGAAGCATTCTATTGCTGTGCTTCCTTGCTGCTTTTTGTACTTGAGTCCTAGTTTAGTTGTCCCAATTAAGTACCTTAGTAACCATTTCATAGCAAGCCAGTGTGTCTTACCCGGGATTTGTCATGAATGCTGCTAAGTACACTAATAACATAAGCAAGGTCGTGGTTCGGTGCTTACCATTAAGTACATAACGGATCCAATAGCATTAGCATAGGGAATTTTACTCATTTCCTCCTTCTCGGCTTTGCTCTCGGGGCATTGCTTCTTAGATAGTGTGAATTGTAGTTATAGGTTGCTAGCAATTTTAGATCCCTTCATTGAGAATTTCTCGATAATCTTGTGTATGTAGTCTTCCCGATTTAGGATAAGTGTCCTTACCTTTCTGTTTCTCTTAATAGAGATTCCCAAAATCTTAGTAGCTTCCACTAGGTCTTTCATTTCAAACTCGGTCTTGAGTAGGCCACTTCATTGTGTTTACTCTTGCCCTTTCTTTATCGATTATaagcatatcatctacatacGAAGTAGATATATGACTTTATTAATATCGATACCTTTGTAGTACAAACGGTGATCATAGTAACTCTGAAAACCCCGGTTTAGCATAAatccatcaaaccttttattccattgcCTAGAGAGTATTTGTTTTAACCCATACGGTGACTTAACTAGCTTGCATACATAGTTTTCCTTCCCTTTTTCAATATATCCTTTAGGTTGTCTCATGTAGATCTCTTCTTCTAGTTCACCATGTAGGAAAGCAAGAGTAACATCCATTTGGTCAATTTCTAGGTTGAATTGAGTAGCTAGACTTAGCATTATCCTTATAGTCTTGTATTTTGCAATGGTGCAAATACTTCATTAAAATCTATACCCTCTTCTCTTGTGTAAACCCTTTGGCCACTAACTTTGGCCTTGTATCTTATAGGTTCATTCTTAGTTACGCCTTCTTTCTCCTTGAATAGCCATTTACGGTCCATATGCTCTTATCTTTAGGTTTGTGCACTACAATCCAGGTTGTTCTTCTTAAGAGATTCCATCTCTTCATCCATCGCACCTTTCCATTTCACGGAATTTGGTCCTTTAATGGCCTCTTCATATGATTGAGGTTCATTATTGGCCATTTCAATTCACTCATAAAGGCATATGCAATGTCTTCATCCCGAATATTAAAGCGTACTTAGGATTAGGTCTTGGTACCCATACCTCGTCACGACTAATTGATAATCCCCCAAGTCCTCTTGAGTGCCTTCATCAACAATGTCGGTGTTGTCCTCATCGAGTTCCACACGAGACGGTTTCCGGGTTCCACGAACTGATCTCCACGGATTGTTCGGTGTGTTCCTTGTTTGTTCCACTGAATAGATCCAGTTCCTTCATTTGCAGTGTTACCTGCATTTTCAGTGTCTTTTGTACCTCCACTAGGGTTAGAAGAAATAGGCAAACATGGAAATATATCTTCTTTAAATATTACATCCCtactattaatagttttaaaacCTTTTTGTTCCCAAACCCAAAGCCTATATCCCTTAACTCCTTCTGGATATCCCAGAAAAACACACTTCATAGCCACTAGGTTCTAATTTCCCAACACTTTGGTGTGCATATCTTTGCACAACCAAACACTCTAAGATTAGAAAGGTTAGGAGGTTTACCGAGACCATTTTCTTCTGGAGGTTTTGAATCCATTTACCTTTGGATGGACTCGTTGATTAAGTATACGAAATGTTAAAGGCTTCTCCCAGAAACCTTGTGATAGTCCAGTTACCTTGATAAGCATCTCACTTTGTTGAGAATGGTTACATTCATTCTTTCGCAACTCCATTCGTTTGTTGGGGTGTAATTCTAACTGTTTTGTGTCTCTGTATGCCATTTTCTTTACAATAATTGTTAAACTCTTCATTACAAAATTCTAATCCATTGTCAGTCCTtagagtttttaatttttcatttgttaAATTTTCCACAAGTGTTTTCCACTGTGTAAACTTAGAAAaagcctcatttttatgttttaatagaaaaatccaaactttcctagaaaaatcatcaacaatagatAGAAAATAGACACGACCACCATGAGTACTTGTTTTTTCGGTCCCCACAGATCGGAATGAACATATTCTAGTATTTTCTTAGTGTTGTGTGTGCCGGTGGAAAATTTCGATCTATGATGTTTTCCAAGCACACAACACTCACAAAAATCAAGTTTGCATACCTTGTCTTTACCTAGTAGGTTCGTTCACTCATTAGTTGCGATCCTTTCTCACTTATGTGTCCTAGCCTCTTGTGCCATAGCATTGCATTTGAATCATCATTGTTGCTGTGAGCAGTAAAATTGCAAGGTACAACTGGTTGTCCTTTTAAGTAGTATAAGCCTCCATCTTTGTGTCCTTTCATGATAGTTAGGGCTCCTTTGCTTATTTTCATTTGGCCGGATTCAATCTTGCTAACAATGCCTTGGTCATCTAGAACACTTAGTGAAATTAGGTTCCCTGGCTAGGTTAGGAACATATCTAACTTCAACTTTAGAGTTACGACCATTCCATCATGCATTTTAAAGCTGATAGATCCGAGCCTTGTATATCACGGGTACGGTTGTTTCCAAGTATAACTCTTGCCCCCATTTGATTTCACGAAATCAAACATGAAAGATTTATTATTAGTCATGTGGAAAGTGCGGCCGAGTCTAGGATCCATTCATCTTTGATGGATGGTCCAACTTGGTACACTTCACCACTTTCATAACCATCAGTAATATTAGCATCATGCATATCAGATTTAGGTTTAGAGTTAGAATATTTAGAATCTCCCTGTCCATGTggtttttgtttgttatttcttTTCAAGAAATAACAATCTCTTTGAAATGACCGGAGTTTTACCACGGTTGTAACACCCATTAGTTTCATCGGGAGTTTAGGGTTAGAACTTGATCTGCACTCTTTGAAAACCTCCCCTGTTTGTTTGAACCTCGCCTTGGCTTCTACCTCTATTATTCCAAGGTTTTCTTGGCCCCGTCCGCCTTTACTTAGGTTGACTTCACCATTAAGTGTCCCACCTTTCTCTCGTCCTCATTTCTAAGTCTTTAGATTTGAGTGCAGAGAGATCACCTCCTCCAGGGTTATAGATGTCCTTCCATACTTAATAGCGATCTTGACTTCTACCGTAGGATTCAGGTAATGAATTTAGGATAATAATGGCTGGTTTTCATCACTTTAGTGCCTCATTTTCCCCCGGAATTTGCAAGTTCGATATGCATCCTTAAGAATTCATCCAAATTTTGATCGAGATTTGGATGAACTCATTTTAAACCCAAAAATCCTTTCCTTCAAGAAAATTTTGTTGGTTAGGGATTCTGTTGAAACCGTTTCTTCCGGTTCTTCCAAATCTGGGCAGGGTTTCTTCCTTGTCAATTAGTCGATAATGGCATACGATAAGTTAAATATCATGATACCGATGCTAGTTTCAAGTATTCTTCTTGTTGAATCTTGGTAGTTCCTTCTGCCATTCTATAGGGTCATTAAGTACTCTCGATAGTTTCGTTGACAGAGAGTGACTTAATCTTTCTCCTCCAAATCCTATAATCACCGAACCATCAAATTTGTCAATGTCAACCTTTAAATTGCTCATAATTAATGAAGTTAAGTAAAATCAGATGAAATAGATAATAATAGGCAATTCAATTGTAAAGATAATTATAATGTGTCCCAGAAATCCTTTGTTAAAGATTTCAAGTTGATCTGGTTGAGTTCTTGAATTTCTTGGTTGAGTTTCTTGCTTCGCTTGAGTTTTTCCTTCCTTTGATTAATTTGAGTGTTGATCTTTTCCGGCTTTAACCAAGCTTTCCGATACCATTGTAGGAATTTTAAGATAGAATTTTACTATCTTGCCCCCTACACCAACAAACAAAACTAATCAAATATAAGGTCAATTTCGACCTTTCACGTTCAAAGACTTTTCAAAGTCGAGAGAACCCCAACGACGGCGTTTTGTATTCTGAACAAAACCAGGCTCGAGAATCTTCTCGGccactttctctctttctctgtcTTCTCTTCGAAACCCTACAGAGAGTTTCTGCGAGAAACTCGAAGTTGGTTTTGATCTACCGAAAATCAAGCCGAACACCTTTGCACGGATCGGATCTCGATGATCTGATCTGTACACACCCACACACACAAATAGGAATAGATTTAGGGATAGAAAACACCAAAAATTTCCCGAAGTTCACCAATAAAATTGGCTACGTCTCCGTTTGAGCTGCTCCTCGAATTTGAGAGCTCGATTCCACTATCAAGATGTTTCAAACatacaacaatgaagattccaaGTCACAGGTAACAATTTCAGACTGGTAATCTTCTTTTAATACATGTAGCTATTGTTTAATCCCTCTCTCTCTAGATCTAACTCTGTGTGTTTCGTTGCATGTACGAGCTTGGATTCTTCCTTCTTCAAGTCTTAACACCCGGGATCTTGAAGAACTCGCTCGACCACACGGATACGGTTTGTTGCTTGAGGTATATATAGATCTAGGGTTTTAATTTTTTGCTTCTGAATgtattagttagttagttacaGACCGTAGTTAGAagtggatttaaccaaatcCACTCTAACTACTTTCTGTAAGGTTTATTAGAGACCGAAGGTCAACTTAGGGATTTTGCATGTATTTCCTTTTCTGTCCTTTGTGTTCAAGTTGTATTTAGATTTAATATCAGTGTAAGTGGAGGTTTAATCCAACAATAGCAAACAAATCTGCCTTCTGTTTTCCTTTTTTCATATCCAAATGGATGGTTTTACAGACACGAAATCTTGattaaaagaataataaattaaaaaatgtgtAAATGGTATGGATTTCGATACAACAACAATCACCATTTTCCCTAAGGAGTGAATCACCCCTTAAGAGTGAAGAATTGTCTGGCCCTAGCTAGGATTATCACAGAGCTCCAATAAACATATGCATTCGATATGAGGAGTGTGTGGGAACATGTCTACAGGCTGTACACTCTTTAGCTTGTAGCacccttttatatttttctccaTCTGCGCACAAATTTTTTGATCTAATAAATATCGCTACGCATTAAAAAAGTGGGAACTGGTAAAGATGTGAAACTTACCACTCCATGACAGAGGTAATCAAGATCACGAGCACAGGTTGCAGGATTGCATGATACATAAATTATTTGTGGTGCCTTGAGCTTTAAGAGGAATTTAATCAACTTCATGTGCATTCCCGGTCGATTTGGATCTAAAATTTTATCATATAAttccaaaagaagaagaagaagaagatatgtTAGCAATGGAGAACAGAGAATCCACTACATCTGTTCTGTTTGTTTCGAAATGCAAGATCATTTCTCtctattttagtagaaactgAAAAAGGAGGTTATAGCTTTGCTTAACCTGAAATAACAATGTCAGGTCTGGGAAAATTACTCCCAAAATTTTCATCAATTTTATTTAGATCTCCTTGCACAAAAGTGGCGTTATGGATGTCATTTAGCTCAGCGTTCAGACGAGCATCTGAGATTGCTTGAGGAACTACTTCATACCCATAAACATGTTTGACCCTGTAATATGAGATCCAATAGCATATAGGAAAAAATTATCAAATGGGGTTATACATGACAGCTCAATCAAATGGGCAGAGAATAGAACCACCTTCTTGCAAGAGTCAGACCTATGGTGCCAGTCCCACAAAACAGGTCCAGAACTATCTCCGAGCCATCTCCTCTGAGACCAGCACACTCCTCTATAAGTCTATATAAAACTTCAGCCTGAAAGTTTAACAATTTAACGCAATAGGTGTCTTAAGAAACCAACCAGATTCAAGTGATTTGTTTTAGAGCAAACTTTATAAAACAAAGGCGACGACTAAGTTGTGTTACACACCTGACGAGTATTTGTCTGGAAGAAAGAGTTGGCTGATATTTGAAAAGTAAGCCCTCTTAAGGTTTCTGTGATGTACGGTTTCCCATGTAAAGTATACTCTTCCTCACCCACTGATGTGTTACCAACAGAAGTGTTAACATTATTCATGACACTCACCTACATGTAAAGCACGAATCCATACCATAAGagaaactaataaaaaaaatgaagtagATAACATGATGATAATGCAGTAGGTGATTGAAAAGTAAGTCCACAATATAGATTAATTAAAGGTAAAATACAATTAAGAGCTGGAAAAAAGAAGATAAGGAGAATAAACTTTTAACTAAGTCTGCACATACCACTTCAGGGACAGCAGTAACTCTTTCAACCAAAGGCTTCAGCAGTTCTGGCTTGTAAGATGAGGTCACAAAGTTAACCATGAGTTCGGGAAGACCATTATTCAAATTCCTGGAATTGCAATTACAGCTTGCTATTAAGCCTAAacgaaataaaaatataattttactatATTATTGAGATGCATGAAGATCTATATTCACATAACTGTGAGAAAAAGCTTATGATTGACATCATAGAACTATAATACCTTCCGGATCTTAGCATTAGATGTTTAAGAAAACCAACATGAGAGCGAGCATTATAAGGAGAGAGACCTAACTCCGCATCTCTCCAGCAATCTTGGATAGCAGCAAGAACCTATGGAATGGATACAATACAAAAGTTATGGATAAAATAACTTAATTCTTCTGATGCTACTAACACAATAATGAACCACTACAATTACAAACAAAATGGTAGTAATTGCTATAATGGCAATTAATGGAATAATTACTCAAGAATCCCTTCGCTAACAAACTATCATATTGAATGAATTAGTCCTTACCCTTACAATTCTTTTTTTCGATTAACATATGAATGGGAATCATTACCACACAAATAATTCTTTCTCATAAACCTTATGTGATAATGTACTTCAAATGATGCTGGGCACCATGCTACAAGAAAATGACATGATTAAAGTAAGCCAAAGAAAAGGCTCTTCATTTGTTTTAGCATATGCTAAGCACGTTGTCTTGCAAAAGTTGTAACATAGATCTAATGTGCATTTCTTGCATTTAGACATATAGTATCATGGTTAATAAAAGGAAAGCGGATAATACCATATTGGCAGGCTCACTTTGCAGCAAGCACTTATTGACGTCTAGGACCTTATCAAAAAATCCAGGAGCATGCAGTCCCAGTGCATAATTGCTATCTCCCTCTTGTTTTTCTGCAAGTGCTTCTTTCGGTAGCCATTTCGCAGAACCAAATGAAAACTCCATCtgtaaaagaagaaagaaattaagACAAGATATCTGTTTCTCTCCGAAAATTTCATACCAGTAATAAGATAAAATTTGCAAAAGTTACTTCATAAGGACAATGAAACAAACCAAACTTAACAAGGTTTACATCATTAACAAACCTTATTCCTGTAATGAAACTGGATATCACAAGGAACAATAGGCTTCATGATCCTTAAAGATTCCAGTTCAGACTGAGAAAATTTCCCAACATGTATCACCAAATCATGGACTTGTTGCTCCTTGGCTCGGATTTGTGCCTCATATGACAAATTTTGCATTTTGCAGCCTCCACAGTAAGAAGCGTATTCACAGGGAGCATCCACAAGGTCCCAAGGAGGAGATAATGTCTTTAACTTAGTTACCTGCAATTTGGGTCACAAAGGAACActgttatataaatatatatataagcgtGCCAATGCCATATCATTGTGTGTACTGTGTCTATGTGTAACGTTTTGGTGCACATTTCATTACTCGTGTGTAATGTtttgtttaaataattttggTGCGCATATAACGTTACTAGTGTGTTATGTACTCACGCTTGGGTGTAAGCTTAAATTGGATATTTCAAATGTATAAAACCTTTGTAAAAGAGAACACAAGCATGCATGTTAATCTTCACGGTATGTTATGAATTTTTCCAGATGATCAATTAATATATGCTTTACTTAATTAATGAATTTCCATTCATCAGGGTGAGTAATTTAAGTGAGATATGATAGCTAATCCCACAAATTCGTCAGCTAAGCTCGCCATTATTCTCAAACAACACACACACTCACAAAAATCATTCACAATCAGTACAATTGACAAGCTAATATAACTGCTTCATTTTGAAACCAAATGCAGCATATAGATAACACGCCAACATCAAATTCTAAagtttctttttcttaattttctcaCCAACAAAAACCAAGAGAATCCCACTTATAAGAATCCATAGGAATCAGAAACTCCATTACCTCAGCATAGTTCCCCTTCTTGCGAGTAACACGCCCAATGAAGCGCTCACCAGGGAGTGCACGGTCGCACAATACAACAAACCCAGTATCCTCCACCTTGCATAGACCCTTCCCTTTGAAAGCCAGTGACTCGCAAACCAGTTCCAGTGTCTGGTTTCGCTTCGGAAAATACGGGCCGGATTTTGTAGTGGATGTTTCGGCGGCGTTGGACTTGGTTTGTTCCGAGTCTTCGGtgaaagaagaaagagaagccAATGAGGTTGAAAACCGATAGGTTTTCTGCCATGGACGCGTTGTGTACAAATGCCTGAGGCCGTGGCTCGGCATGGTAGCCATTTTCAGCGCCAGAAGAACTATGGTCTCGGAGGGAAAGCAGAGATAAACGAAACCCGGTTTGCTTCAACTTTTTGGATGGAGGGTATTTTGGTAAATACAAaagtttttaacaaaatatgAACAAAACGACGCCGtattaaaagaaataaatttatttaaatagtcCAAGTGAGAAGTAAACCCTAAATCAGAAGTCCAAACTCGCAGGCAACAAAAGGTTTCGTCTTTCTCAGTCTTTGGCGTCTGTACGAGCAGTTATTGAAATCAACCATGGGTAATTCGATTCATTCCtccgtatttttttttttaatttcttcataatttcaaCTATATATTCTCTGCATTATTTGAATCCGGTTATATGATTGATCTGTGATTGTGTCGGGTTACAGGTAAGGTTCACGGTTCGTTGGCACGTGCCGGAAAGGTCAGGGGTCAGACCCCAAAGGTTGCTAAGCAAGACAAGAAGAAGAAGCCCAGAGGCCGCGCTCACAAGCGTATGCAGTACAACAGGAGATTCGTCACCGCCGGTATGTTTAACTTTCActctttttgttatttttataataataacgtTGACACATTCTCAAATGTATAACATTTAAACCcaactattatttatttattaaattatcaaaaaaaaaaaaaactattatttattattattattattattattattattattattattattattattatttgaataacTTTTAAACCCAAATGTTGATTCTGTGGATGGATTGTTATGGTTGGTTGTATTTGCAGTTGTTGGATTTGGAAAGAAGCGGGGACCCAACTCCTCAGAGAAGTAAATATGACTTTTGAGGCATCAAGTCTAGTACGAGTAGATTAGCTTATTTAGTAGTGATGTTGAAGCTAGTTTCTTACTTTGGGACTGGTTGAGTGGTTGTTATATTTCCTTGTCTCTtgcttttttattttagaaCTGTTGGTTTTGTGATTGAATTCGGAGAATGGATATCAT is a window from the Cannabis sativa cultivar Pink pepper isolate KNU-18-1 chromosome 1, ASM2916894v1, whole genome shotgun sequence genome containing:
- the LOC115704598 gene encoding uncharacterized protein LOC115704598, which gives rise to MDNGVRDLFLKISISGKPYYILPENTFQHGKSSINGGPSYSKFSFLQRLVLYSVYITEDIIRDITQNCSNIEFLGLYCCHGLESSLDISNLSKLKCLKVLGNREHLSRVNINAPNLTTFCLEYSYVHSNHQQRRCCEMSLNCPNLKSLRLAQCGITDRTLHSNLSRLPLLESLDINDCYLLHMIRISAPRLQNFCLSGSGNIESVGVNAPLLASIEYTSYNTNYKDPIIFFPNNEQHPTEVVYEIDRHNVLETSWFLQLRESLQVFYTHSKTFHVYFEDSKVSFKVEELQEVAIPPVVEIEDLVLKCSRSITSFANLIDGLLWSCYPKKVSICSDSIYQRNCILILRVLLERAITSECCVSLNRRCWRHDLKSVSMKISQRTNAEDEPRLHCWNQLPDTWPVLGDFDQVFFHLVWEY
- the LOC115707586 gene encoding uncharacterized protein LOC115707586, which codes for MATMPSHGLRHLYTTRPWQKTYRFSTSLASLSSFTEDSEQTKSNAAETSTTKSGPYFPKRNQTLELVCESLAFKGKGLCKVEDTGFVVLCDRALPGERFIGRVTRKKGNYAEVTKLKTLSPPWDLVDAPCEYASYCGGCKMQNLSYEAQIRAKEQQVHDLVIHVGKFSQSELESLRIMKPIVPCDIQFHYRNKMEFSFGSAKWLPKEALAEKQEGDSNYALGLHAPGFFDKVLDVNKCLLQSEPANMVLAAIQDCWRDAELGLSPYNARSHVGFLKHLMLRSGRNLNNGLPELMVNFVTSSYKPELLKPLVERVTAVPEVVSVMNNVNTSVGNTSVGEEEYTLHGKPYITETLRGLTFQISANSFFQTNTRQAEVLYRLIEECAGLRGDGSEIVLDLFCGTGTIGLTLARRVKHVYGYEVVPQAISDARLNAELNDIHNATFVQGDLNKIDENFGSNFPRPDIVISDPNRPGMHMKLIKFLLKLKAPQIIYVSCNPATCARDLDYLCHGVMEKNIKGCYKLKSVQPVDMFPHTPHIECICLLELCDNPS
- the LOC115707587 gene encoding small ribosomal subunit protein eS30z/eS30y/eS30x; this encodes MGKVHGSLARAGKVRGQTPKVAKQDKKKKPRGRAHKRMQYNRRFVTAVVGFGKKRGPNSSEK